The genomic segment AAGGACAAGGTCATCGGCGAGGTGATCGACAACCTCAACACCGTCCTGACCAGTGTCAACACCCGTGAACAGGGCTTCAACGAGCTGGTCGGCACCCTGCAGACCCTCGTCACCGGCTTCGCGGGCGACCGGCAGCCGATCGGGGACGCGATCACCGCGATCTCGCAGCTCACCACCAGCACGGCGGGACTGCTGGACGACGGCCGGGCGCCGTTGAAGGAGGACATCCGCCAGCTCGGCAGGCTGTCGTCCAACCTGGCCGCGAGCACCCCGCAGATCGAGAACTTCCTGCAGAAGACGCCCGTCAAGATGCGGACGATCACCCGCCTCGCGTCGTACGGGTCCTGGCTCAACCTCTACCTCTGCGAGGCCAAGGTGTCGGGCGTGACCACTTCGGACGGCAGCAAGGCGCCGACCGGTATCGCGATCACCGAAGCGCGGTGCAGGTCATGAGCGGGCGGGTGGCGCGGCTGCGCCGGCGGGCGGCGGGGCGGCGCCCGAAGCCGATGGCGGAACGCAACCCCGTCACCGTCGGCATCGTCGGGCTGCTCGTTCTCGTCCTGCTGGGCGTGGTCGTCTACAACGCCGACGCGCTGCCGTTCATCGGCGGCGGCACCACGTACACGGCGGACTTCACCGAGGCGGCGGGGCTCGACCCCGGCAACGAGGTGCGGGTCGCCGGGGTGAAGGTCGGCAAGGTCACCGGCGTGGGGCTCGACGGCGGCAAGGTGAAGGTGACCTTCAAGGTCAAGGACACCTGGATCGGCGACGCCAGCCGGGCCGCGATCGGCATCAAGACGCTGCTCGGCGAGAAGTACCTGGCCCTGGACCCGCTCGGCTCCGCCGCGCAGAACCCCGGGCGGCGCATCCCAGCCACCCGCACCACCTCCCCGTACGACGTGACGCAGGCGTTCAACGGACTCGGGCAGACCTTCGGGGAGATCGACACCGCGCAGCTCGCCGAGAGCTTCGACACCATCTCCGCCACGTTCAAGGACACCGCGCCCCAGGTGCGCACCGCCGTCACCGGGCTCTCCGCGCTGTCGAAGACGGTCTCCGACCGCGACACCCAGCTGGCCGAGCTGCTGGCGGGCAGCAAGCAGATCACCGGGACGCTGGCCGGCCAGCAGAGCAGGTTCGAGAAGCTGATCACGGACGGGAACCTGCTGCTGGGCGAGTTGCAGAAGCGGCGGGACGCCATCCACGGGCTGCTCACCGGCACCCAGGACCTCGGCACCCAGCTGACCGGCCTCGTCGAGGACAACAACAAGCAGCTGGAGCCCACCCTCAGCGCGCTGGGCCGGGTCACCACCGTCCTGCTGAAGAACCAGAAGAGCCTCGACGCCGCCCTCGCCGCGATCGGGCCCTACTACCGGCTGGTCGGCAACACGGTCGGCAACGGCCGCTGGTTCGACAGCTACCTCTGCGGGCTCGTCCCGCGCACCTACCTGCCCGCCGGCACGCCTCCCACCACCGGATGCATGCCACCCAAGTCCCAGGGCGGTCGCTGATGACGGCACACCTGTCCAGACGGCGCGGCATCGCGCTCGGCACCGTCCTGCTGCTCGTCCTGGTCGCGGTCGCCGGCGGCGTGTACGTCTTCGGCGGCAGCGGCGGCAAGCGCATCACCGCCTACTTCGACCAGGCCGTCGGCGTGTACCCCGGCTCCGATCTGCGGGTGCTGGGCGTGAAGGTCGGCAGCATCGACTCGGTGACACCCGAAGGCCGCCAGGTGCGGGTGAACCTCACGCTGGACAAGGGGGTGAAGGTGCCGGCCGACGCGGGTGCCGTCGTCGTGGCGCCCAGCATCGTCTCCGACCGCTACATCCAGCTGAGCCCCGCGTACACCGGCGGCGCGCAGATCGGCGACCGGGCGACGATCCCGTCGAGCCGCACCGCCAGCCCGGTGGAGGTCGACCAGCTCTACCAGAGCATCACCAGGATCAGTGACGCGCTCGGCCCCAAGGGAGCCAACTCCACGGGTTCGCT from the Streptomyces sp. RKAG293 genome contains:
- a CDS encoding MCE family protein; this encodes MSGRVARLRRRAAGRRPKPMAERNPVTVGIVGLLVLVLLGVVVYNADALPFIGGGTTYTADFTEAAGLDPGNEVRVAGVKVGKVTGVGLDGGKVKVTFKVKDTWIGDASRAAIGIKTLLGEKYLALDPLGSAAQNPGRRIPATRTTSPYDVTQAFNGLGQTFGEIDTAQLAESFDTISATFKDTAPQVRTAVTGLSALSKTVSDRDTQLAELLAGSKQITGTLAGQQSRFEKLITDGNLLLGELQKRRDAIHGLLTGTQDLGTQLTGLVEDNNKQLEPTLSALGRVTTVLLKNQKSLDAALAAIGPYYRLVGNTVGNGRWFDSYLCGLVPRTYLPAGTPPTTGCMPPKSQGGR